A window of Sulfurimonas gotlandica GD1 contains these coding sequences:
- a CDS encoding putative bifunctional diguanylate cyclase/phosphodiesterase, with the protein MNLSMQKYVTKATVDRIYDNSKNGISGHFIVLLLSSLLFWNNIPPLIIAFGFISHLLILSRRLYLRNEYNKVRESLVDLVDINSWLSKYRRCMFLSGLAFGLMIFFFDNLSIEYHFLILCISVGLSAGGLYTLGESFSIYAFYVITMLGSALVWIVQQDADVYRIGTILIIVAIYYNLSSGRRYANNFKQIILEQHSVSEYIKKQEEMQNELLEQKDILEHQATHDALTGLPNRILFNDRLEQSIQKAKRNDTQIALFFIDLDHFKEINDSLGHHIGDEVLKVVATRLNLVIRLEDTLARLGGDEFTIIMEDIKNIQYVIFFSQKILKVLLEPISVNNQNLYLSSSIGISLFPQDSTDLNNLLKYADTAMYKAKSEGRNNFQFYSKEMTELAFERVIMVASLKQAIIKKEFVVHYQPQIDAKNKKLVGMEALVRWEHPTLGLVSPAKFIPLAEDTGLIVDIDILVMEIAMMQVSEWRRDGLNPGILSLNLAIKQLNHDTFIIILKHNMSKYDFKSEWLELEITENDVMRKPKDAAVKLKEISELGIKIAIDDFGTGYSSLSYLKKLPIDKLKIDQSFIRDIPGSEDDNAIVKAVIAISKSLNLDVIAEGVETKEQRDFVLENGCSKIQGYYYSRPLPAEGIQEILKDFSL; encoded by the coding sequence ATGAACTTATCCATGCAGAAATATGTTACAAAAGCAACTGTTGACCGTATATATGATAATTCCAAGAATGGCATAAGCGGTCATTTTATAGTGTTACTCTTATCTTCACTTCTTTTTTGGAATAATATACCACCTTTGATTATTGCTTTTGGTTTTATCTCTCATTTGCTTATTCTTTCCAGACGACTCTATCTTCGTAATGAGTACAACAAAGTAAGAGAGAGCCTTGTTGATTTGGTAGATATTAATAGCTGGCTTAGTAAATACAGAAGATGTATGTTTTTAAGCGGTCTAGCCTTTGGTTTGATGATATTTTTTTTTGACAACTTATCTATTGAGTACCATTTTTTAATTTTATGTATTTCTGTGGGGCTTAGTGCTGGAGGTCTTTATACATTAGGTGAATCATTTAGCATCTATGCATTTTATGTTATAACAATGCTTGGAAGTGCATTAGTGTGGATTGTGCAACAAGATGCAGATGTATATAGAATAGGTACAATATTAATCATAGTAGCTATTTATTATAATCTTTCTTCTGGGCGACGTTACGCAAATAATTTTAAACAAATAATTTTAGAACAGCATAGTGTATCAGAGTATATTAAAAAGCAAGAAGAGATGCAAAATGAACTTCTTGAACAAAAAGATATCTTAGAACATCAAGCGACACACGATGCACTTACCGGCTTACCAAATCGTATTTTATTTAATGACAGACTTGAGCAAAGCATACAAAAAGCAAAAAGAAACGATACGCAGATAGCACTGTTTTTTATTGATTTAGACCATTTTAAAGAAATAAATGACTCTCTTGGCCACCATATAGGAGATGAAGTCCTTAAGGTTGTTGCAACTAGACTGAATCTGGTTATTCGTTTAGAAGACACCCTTGCTCGTCTTGGTGGTGATGAGTTTACTATTATTATGGAAGATATTAAAAATATACAGTATGTAATTTTTTTCTCACAAAAAATTCTAAAAGTCTTACTAGAGCCAATCTCTGTAAATAATCAAAATCTATACCTCTCTAGCAGTATAGGAATTAGTCTATTTCCTCAAGATAGCACAGATTTAAATAATCTTTTAAAGTACGCAGATACCGCTATGTATAAGGCAAAGTCTGAAGGACGAAATAATTTTCAGTTCTACTCCAAAGAGATGACAGAATTGGCTTTTGAGAGAGTTATTATGGTTGCTAGTCTAAAGCAGGCCATTATCAAAAAAGAGTTTGTTGTTCACTATCAACCACAGATAGATGCAAAAAATAAAAAGCTTGTAGGAATGGAAGCTTTGGTTAGATGGGAACATCCTACATTAGGTTTAGTATCACCTGCAAAATTTATACCTCTGGCAGAAGATACAGGGCTTATTGTAGATATTGATATACTTGTTATGGAGATAGCAATGATGCAGGTCTCAGAGTGGCGTAGAGATGGATTGAATCCAGGTATTTTATCTTTAAACCTAGCTATAAAACAGTTAAATCATGATACCTTTATTATAATTTTAAAGCACAATATGAGTAAGTATGATTTTAAAAGTGAATGGTTGGAGTTGGAAATTACTGAAAATGATGTTATGAGAAAACCAAAAGATGCAGCAGTTAAACTTAAAGAAATAAGTGAGCTAGGCATAAAAATTGCCATAGATGATTTTGGTACAGGATATTCATCTCTCTCATATTTAAAAAAATTACCAATAGATAAGCTAAAAATAGATCAATCTTTTATAAGAGATATCCCAGGTAGTGAAGATGACAATGCTATTGTAAAGGCAGTTATAGCAATTTCTAAAAGTCTGAACTTAGATGTTATTGCAGAAGGTGTAGAGACTAAAGAGCAAAGGGATTTCGTTTTAGAAAATGGTTGTAGCAAGATACAGGGATATTACTATTCTCGCCCGTTACCAGCAGAGGGGATTCAAGAAATACTTAAAGATTTTAGTCTATAA
- a CDS encoding EscU/YscU/HrcU family type III secretion system export apparatus switch protein yields the protein MRKAAALRYNIDKESAPRVVAKGQGKSAENIIKIAELHNLPIKKDEDLMELLSKVELDKEVPAALYKAVAEVFSFIYKTTNKS from the coding sequence ATGAGAAAGGCAGCCGCACTTAGATACAACATAGACAAAGAGTCTGCACCTCGTGTAGTTGCAAAAGGTCAAGGCAAAAGTGCAGAAAATATTATTAAAATCGCTGAGCTTCATAACCTTCCTATAAAAAAAGATGAAGATCTTATGGAACTGCTCTCAAAAGTAGAGCTAGACAAAGAAGTTCCTGCAGCTTTATACAAAGCAGTGGCGGAAGTTTTTAGTTTTATTTATAAAACCACAAATAAATCATAA
- a CDS encoding sulfite exporter TauE/SafE family protein translates to METVNILTIISIAFLGSFGHCIGMCGGIVLAYSTIKIEPQSSKVSQSVAHLLYSSGRVLTYSILGAMFGALGGVVTFSNNANGALLIFAGIAMALAGLSLMGKIKFLTLIEHSFSSSSLYKNAFKKVLNSKSNLSFFVLGMLNGLLPCGFVYFFAITAASTADPLYGALVMAIFGVSTIPAMFGLGFLASLTSATSFRNMMMSLASIAVVLYGAYTIYNGYDYIANPKKSLTECHN, encoded by the coding sequence GTGGAAACAGTAAATATATTAACAATTATAAGCATTGCTTTTTTAGGTTCTTTTGGTCACTGTATAGGTATGTGTGGTGGAATAGTTCTAGCATACTCTACTATAAAAATAGAACCACAAAGTTCTAAAGTCTCACAGAGTGTTGCGCATCTTCTTTACTCATCAGGCAGAGTTCTTACTTATTCCATACTTGGTGCTATGTTTGGTGCTTTAGGTGGAGTTGTCACATTTTCAAATAATGCAAATGGAGCTCTTCTTATCTTTGCTGGTATTGCGATGGCTTTAGCGGGCCTTTCACTTATGGGTAAGATAAAGTTTCTTACTCTCATAGAACATTCATTTTCTTCCTCATCACTATATAAAAATGCTTTTAAAAAAGTTTTAAACTCAAAATCAAATCTTAGTTTTTTTGTTCTTGGCATGTTAAATGGTCTACTCCCTTGTGGTTTTGTATATTTCTTCGCAATAACTGCTGCTAGTACTGCTGATCCCCTTTATGGAGCTTTAGTCATGGCTATATTTGGAGTTAGTACTATTCCGGCAATGTTTGGACTTGGATTTTTAGCATCTCTTACATCTGCAACAAGTTTTAGAAACATGATGATGAGTCTTGCATCTATAGCAGTTGTTCTTTATGGAGCATACACAATTTACAATGGATACGACTATATAGCAAATCCTAAAAAATCACTTACAGAGTGTCACAACTAA
- a CDS encoding HDOD domain-containing protein, with protein sequence MKSSIVDSIKSLPPLSKTIVDINKIYANEDASIHDLAKVIEHDPMIVANLLKVANSPLYSFGREIRNVAQAVSLFGMGMTRTIALGNSVRKLLNVDMQPYGITSEKFADVSSMQAAFIHKWYKNINKEKADKLYLSAFLQETGKILIASAIIQDDETISFKSEIENSNNLAMVEKAYIGVTTSEITAEVFEHWGFDREFIEMIRFADNPKEAPEELREYSTALNIVKTILPVNQPLSERSINFGLKLAEDAGYQRSVLEKVIEEMTESHIETAEGMND encoded by the coding sequence ATGAAAAGCTCGATTGTCGATAGTATAAAGTCGCTTCCTCCACTCTCAAAAACAATTGTAGATATTAATAAAATTTATGCAAATGAAGATGCCTCTATACATGATTTGGCTAAGGTAATTGAACATGATCCTATGATTGTAGCAAACCTTTTAAAAGTGGCAAATTCACCTTTGTATAGCTTTGGTAGAGAGATTAGAAATGTCGCACAGGCAGTTAGTCTTTTTGGTATGGGTATGACTCGTACTATCGCTCTTGGGAACTCTGTTAGAAAACTGCTAAATGTTGATATGCAACCATACGGCATCACTTCTGAGAAGTTTGCAGATGTATCAAGTATGCAAGCTGCATTTATTCATAAATGGTATAAAAATATAAACAAAGAAAAAGCAGATAAACTTTATCTAAGTGCATTTTTGCAAGAGACAGGGAAAATACTTATAGCAAGTGCAATTATTCAAGATGATGAAACTATCAGCTTTAAATCAGAGATTGAGAATTCAAACAACTTGGCAATGGTTGAGAAGGCTTATATAGGAGTTACAACTTCTGAAATTACTGCAGAAGTATTTGAGCACTGGGGATTTGATAGAGAGTTTATTGAGATGATTAGATTTGCAGATAACCCAAAAGAAGCACCAGAAGAGTTAAGAGAATATTCAACGGCACTAAATATTGTAAAAACTATTCTTCCAGTAAATCAGCCACTATCTGAGAGATCTATAAACTTTGGTCTTAAGCTGGCTGAAGATGCCGGATATCAAAGAAGTGTTTTAGAAAAGGTAATAGAAGAAATGACAGAGAGCCATATAGAAACAGCAGAGGGTATGAATGATTAA
- a CDS encoding sensor domain-containing diguanylate cyclase, with translation MKEEVSCKTLEDVSLIEVPITPDEYNEILDIQQNILNMIASRGYCTDILSQLCILAERLLPNSVASIMLVDKATGLMSVLSAPSVPQAGHDALANLKPGVGGGSCGNAVFHNEPQYVQDTFTDGRWQDIRKLAIDFNLCACWSMPIRDEDNNPIGSFALSSFEHRSPAPFHKKLLQTAASIVSMIMKNRKIEKRIKLFATAAQNAAEGMIITNKENKIIEVNQAFEDIYGYTEAEVIGHNPNIFASKKHDEKFYSDMWESIHNDSKWAGEIINKRADGSEIVQWMSVSALYDEHDKGYNYLAVFSDLTELKKSQKQVEDMAFRDSLTGLCNKTHLEQLLKSDEQKNLLLLNVNNFSYINTAYGFEVGDKLLIKLANILQNNFNANSTCRINSDEFALLFYEDIDITHTTAEIQEYFYNKEIVIDNITLNISFTYGAAHGCDYLLRNSALALKQAKESGKNNLYIFNQDADSIGHSQRESFIASNNLLHNALSEGRVIPFYQGIRNNITNEITKYEVLARIEKDGEIISPYEFLEPARLSGLLPEITKAIIDKSFNFMASNNYSFSINITEDDLSKNYLLEYLNEKELEYGIESERVILEILEGVSANGKKNHIKQLTQLKNRGYSIAIDDFGSEYSNFERVLDLDIDFLKIDAKYIKDIHKNSKSYEVTRAIVFFAKNAHIPCIAEFVHNAEVQKIIEDLGIEYSQGYHFSEPSPKLID, from the coding sequence ATGAAAGAAGAAGTTTCTTGTAAAACTTTAGAAGATGTTTCACTTATTGAAGTACCTATTACTCCTGATGAGTATAATGAGATTTTAGACATTCAACAAAATATACTTAATATGATAGCTTCAAGAGGCTATTGTACAGATATACTTTCACAACTATGCATACTCGCTGAGCGACTGCTTCCAAACTCAGTAGCCTCAATAATGCTTGTAGACAAAGCTACTGGGCTTATGAGTGTTTTATCTGCTCCATCTGTACCTCAAGCAGGTCATGATGCTCTTGCAAACTTAAAACCTGGAGTTGGCGGTGGATCATGTGGAAATGCAGTTTTTCATAATGAACCTCAATATGTACAAGACACTTTTACTGATGGCAGATGGCAAGACATTCGTAAACTCGCAATTGATTTTAATCTTTGTGCATGTTGGTCTATGCCCATTCGTGATGAAGACAATAATCCTATTGGGTCTTTTGCACTATCTTCATTTGAGCATAGATCACCTGCTCCATTTCACAAAAAACTTCTCCAAACTGCCGCTTCTATTGTTAGCATGATAATGAAAAATAGAAAAATAGAAAAACGTATCAAACTCTTTGCAACTGCTGCTCAAAATGCAGCAGAGGGAATGATAATCACAAATAAAGAAAACAAAATAATAGAAGTAAACCAAGCATTTGAAGATATTTACGGATATACAGAAGCAGAAGTCATTGGGCACAATCCAAATATTTTTGCTTCTAAAAAACATGATGAAAAATTTTATAGTGATATGTGGGAAAGCATCCATAATGACTCTAAATGGGCTGGTGAAATCATAAATAAACGCGCTGATGGCTCTGAAATAGTCCAGTGGATGAGTGTTAGTGCACTATATGATGAGCATGATAAAGGCTACAACTATCTTGCCGTATTCAGTGATCTTACAGAACTTAAAAAGTCACAAAAACAAGTTGAAGACATGGCTTTCAGGGACTCATTGACCGGTCTTTGTAACAAGACTCATCTCGAACAACTACTAAAATCAGATGAGCAAAAAAACCTTCTACTTTTAAACGTAAATAATTTCAGTTACATTAATACTGCCTATGGTTTTGAAGTAGGAGATAAACTACTTATAAAACTTGCAAATATACTTCAAAATAATTTCAACGCAAATAGTACATGTAGAATAAACTCAGATGAATTTGCTCTTTTGTTTTATGAAGATATAGATATTACACATACAACAGCTGAGATTCAAGAGTACTTCTACAACAAAGAAATTGTGATTGACAACATCACTCTTAATATATCATTTACATATGGTGCAGCTCATGGGTGTGATTATCTTCTAAGAAACAGCGCCTTAGCTCTAAAACAAGCTAAAGAGAGCGGAAAAAATAATCTATATATTTTCAACCAAGATGCAGACAGCATTGGTCACTCACAAAGAGAGTCTTTCATCGCTTCAAACAACCTTCTACACAATGCACTTAGTGAAGGAAGAGTTATTCCATTTTATCAAGGTATAAGAAACAATATAACTAATGAAATCACAAAATATGAAGTCCTTGCCAGAATAGAAAAAGATGGAGAAATAATATCTCCGTATGAATTTTTAGAACCAGCTCGTCTATCAGGTTTACTTCCAGAGATAACTAAAGCTATAATAGATAAAAGCTTTAATTTTATGGCTTCAAACAACTACTCTTTTTCTATAAATATCACAGAAGATGATTTGAGCAAAAACTATCTTCTTGAGTATCTAAATGAAAAAGAGCTAGAGTATGGAATAGAAAGTGAACGTGTTATATTAGAAATCTTGGAGGGTGTCAGTGCAAATGGTAAAAAGAACCATATAAAGCAACTGACTCAACTAAAAAATAGAGGTTATTCTATCGCTATAGATGATTTTGGTTCAGAATATTCTAACTTTGAGAGAGTTTTAGACTTGGATATTGACTTTTTAAAAATAGATGCAAAATATATAAAAGACATACATAAAAACTCAAAAAGTTATGAGGTTACACGTGCCATAGTATTTTTTGCAAAAAATGCGCACATACCATGTATTGCCGAATTTGTCCATAATGCTGAAGTTCAAAAGATCATAGAAGATTTAGGGATTGAATACTCACAAGGTTACCATTTCAGTGAGCCTTCACCAAAGCTTATAGACTAA
- the polA gene encoding DNA polymerase I, with amino-acid sequence MIKTVTVIDTFGFFFRSFYALPQHLKNKDGFPTGLLTGFTNFISTLQKQHDSDYLIFAIDTKGNTFRNEVDPNYKANRTAPPEELTMQLPIAIEWIDKMGYKTLGQVGFEADDLIATVVKHAKEKGYNVRVVSHDKDLYQLIDDGRVVVVDAIKRKSMDEDACFLKYGVTPKQFIDYQSILGDSADNVPGVKGIGKVGAEKLLVQYGDLDNIYANIDEIKPPGIQKKLRDSQDEAYMSKVLVTLRDDILEEFDFEEYKMDVEHPFLNIYDELVQYEQNAILRVLHAKNMVSDEAKEEAVLRVEEVKETKNLDFKATLITDNEELQKVLQALKPETIVAFDTETTGLDYEKDKLVGFSFSFNDDEAFYVPFAHFYLGVPDQISEKDAALAMKKIFNSKVVGHNIKFDLHFVSRFLNDDMLNIYSDSMILAWLINPESALGLDKLSDKLLDHTMLGFKDTVKKGETFASVELEDASKYAAEDAYITLKLFNLFNEKLKLQDATHLIDESQNVEVPFITTLLGMEKDGIRVDAEFLEVFLVEVKETLLNLTKTIYEQAGTEFNINSTKQLGVILFEHLGLPVGKKTKTGYSTDENVLSSLKDKHEIISSLLEYREIYKLYSTYIEPLLKLSLEDKEGRIHTSFVQTGTATGRLSSKNPNLQNIPARTSQGLKIREAFVAPEGKKLIGIDYSQIELRLLAHFSQDAVLVDAFRANKDIHLQTAIALFGEEEAPSKRAVAKTVNFGLLYGMGQKKLSETLGITTKEAKEIIEKYFESFPTVKTYFRSIVDNSKEMGYVETLLKRRRYFDYETASPMFRAAYDRESVNSVFQGSASDLIKLSMNKIATVIKEEKLNAKMLLQIHDELIFEVDADEAEMLGNRFKEIMENIYELNIPLEASMNIGDNWGKLK; translated from the coding sequence ATGATTAAAACAGTTACCGTAATAGATACTTTTGGTTTTTTCTTTCGTAGTTTTTATGCACTCCCACAACATTTAAAAAACAAAGACGGTTTTCCAACCGGGCTTTTAACTGGTTTTACAAACTTTATATCAACTCTACAAAAACAGCATGACAGTGACTATCTGATTTTTGCAATCGATACTAAAGGTAATACATTCAGAAATGAAGTAGACCCAAACTATAAAGCAAATCGTACTGCTCCTCCAGAAGAACTTACTATGCAACTCCCTATTGCTATCGAGTGGATAGATAAGATGGGTTATAAAACTTTAGGTCAAGTTGGTTTTGAAGCAGATGATCTTATTGCAACGGTTGTAAAACATGCAAAAGAAAAGGGTTACAATGTTCGAGTTGTATCTCACGATAAAGACCTGTATCAGCTTATAGATGATGGCAGAGTTGTAGTAGTAGATGCTATAAAGCGCAAGAGCATGGATGAAGATGCATGTTTTCTTAAGTATGGGGTAACTCCAAAGCAGTTTATAGATTATCAGTCTATTCTTGGAGATAGTGCAGATAATGTTCCAGGTGTTAAAGGTATTGGAAAAGTTGGTGCTGAGAAACTTTTAGTTCAGTATGGCGACCTAGATAATATATATGCAAATATAGATGAAATTAAGCCTCCTGGCATTCAAAAGAAGTTAAGAGACTCACAAGATGAGGCTTACATGTCAAAAGTGCTTGTGACGCTTAGAGATGATATTTTAGAAGAATTTGACTTTGAAGAGTACAAGATGGATGTTGAACATCCATTTTTAAATATCTATGATGAACTTGTGCAGTATGAGCAAAATGCAATACTTAGAGTCCTTCATGCTAAGAATATGGTTAGTGACGAAGCTAAAGAAGAAGCTGTTTTGAGAGTTGAAGAGGTAAAAGAAACTAAAAATCTTGATTTTAAAGCTACACTTATTACAGATAATGAAGAGTTGCAAAAAGTTTTACAAGCTTTAAAACCAGAAACTATTGTTGCTTTTGATACTGAGACAACAGGTCTTGATTATGAAAAAGACAAGTTAGTAGGTTTTAGTTTTAGCTTTAATGATGATGAGGCTTTTTATGTGCCATTCGCACACTTTTATTTAGGTGTTCCTGATCAGATAAGTGAAAAAGATGCAGCTTTGGCTATGAAAAAAATATTCAACTCAAAAGTTGTAGGTCACAACATCAAGTTTGACCTACACTTTGTAAGTAGATTTTTAAATGATGATATGCTAAATATTTATTCAGACTCTATGATACTAGCATGGCTGATAAATCCAGAAAGTGCTTTAGGTCTTGATAAATTATCAGACAAACTGTTAGATCACACGATGCTCGGTTTTAAAGACACAGTGAAAAAAGGTGAGACTTTTGCATCTGTTGAACTAGAAGACGCTTCTAAATACGCAGCTGAAGATGCATACATAACTCTAAAACTTTTTAATCTTTTTAACGAAAAGCTAAAACTTCAAGATGCAACACACCTCATAGATGAGTCACAAAATGTAGAAGTACCTTTTATAACTACACTTTTGGGTATGGAAAAAGATGGCATTAGAGTAGATGCTGAGTTCTTAGAAGTGTTTTTAGTTGAAGTTAAAGAGACACTTTTAAACTTGACTAAAACTATTTATGAACAAGCCGGTACTGAGTTTAACATTAACTCAACAAAACAGCTTGGTGTTATTTTATTTGAGCATCTTGGGCTTCCTGTTGGTAAAAAAACAAAGACAGGTTACTCAACTGATGAGAATGTTCTGAGTTCATTAAAAGATAAGCATGAGATAATATCATCACTCTTAGAGTACCGCGAGATCTATAAGCTTTACTCAACTTATATTGAACCTCTTTTAAAACTAAGTCTTGAAGATAAAGAAGGACGTATCCATACTTCCTTTGTTCAAACTGGAACAGCGACAGGAAGACTTAGTTCAAAAAATCCAAACCTTCAAAATATACCGGCAAGAACTTCACAAGGCTTGAAAATAAGAGAAGCGTTTGTAGCACCTGAGGGTAAAAAGCTTATAGGTATAGATTACTCTCAAATCGAGCTTAGACTTCTTGCTCACTTTTCTCAAGATGCTGTTTTAGTAGATGCATTCAGAGCGAACAAAGATATTCACTTACAGACTGCTATAGCTCTTTTTGGTGAGGAAGAAGCTCCTAGCAAAAGAGCGGTTGCAAAGACTGTAAACTTTGGGCTTCTTTATGGAATGGGACAGAAAAAACTCTCAGAGACTTTGGGCATCACAACTAAAGAGGCTAAGGAAATCATAGAGAAATATTTTGAATCATTTCCAACAGTAAAAACTTATTTTCGCTCTATTGTAGATAATTCAAAAGAGATGGGCTATGTTGAGACACTGTTAAAAAGACGTAGATATTTTGATTATGAAACAGCATCTCCGATGTTTAGAGCAGCATACGATAGAGAGTCTGTAAACAGTGTGTTTCAGGGTAGTGCATCTGACCTTATAAAACTATCCATGAATAAGATAGCAACAGTTATAAAAGAAGAAAAACTAAATGCAAAAATGCTTTTACAAATTCACGATGAACTTATTTTTGAAGTAGATGCAGATGAAGCCGAGATGCTTGGAAACAGGTTTAAAGAAATTATGGAAAATATATATGAGTTAAATATTCCTCTCGAAGCAAGTATGAACATAGGCGATAACTGGGGTAAACTAAAATAG
- a CDS encoding diguanylate cyclase domain-containing protein produces the protein MDGNFNKKFLKILVTIITPILVIMLVFSLYLYDRLKDEKKAFLFEKSAVISSMISNVASFDREYSKEKEFAYLPSTATISQVQNTFQSLDEKELQLEYLLGMIYDDHIDFIAYSGLKPPPVKLKDSYLVIPMRKALSGKSGVSVELNYKNEKVFASYHPIANTKWGLVVEQPYSRHIKPLYQTAMMSSFAVILLIIILYFILKRYDAKHQKHIQYSEHRFQQLVESSDDFIWEVNAHGVYKYASKQVENILGYTSQEVVGKTPFDFMTTEEAKKVAVKFMKLIEQEERIVNLENINIHKDGHEVYLLTSGTPFFDERGKILGYRGIDRDITPLKQKQKEIEHLAFYDTLTGLANRQNINDRISQEINYTRRNNFESALLFLDLDDFKVINDTHGHDHGDEVLKTVSHRILKSIRSFDIAGRIGGDEFVILVRGVQENNENSLDHLESLLKRVLQEINEPIVVNSFSHHVGVSIGVAILPRDGDNLEEILKCADNAMYEAKHLGKNRVVFHKKVI, from the coding sequence ATGGATGGTAATTTTAATAAAAAATTCTTAAAAATACTAGTTACTATAATTACTCCTATTCTCGTAATTATGTTAGTTTTTAGTCTTTATCTTTATGATAGACTTAAGGATGAGAAGAAGGCATTTCTTTTTGAGAAATCTGCTGTTATATCTAGTATGATTTCTAATGTTGCTAGCTTTGACAGAGAGTATTCAAAAGAAAAAGAATTTGCGTATCTCCCCTCAACTGCAACAATTTCTCAAGTCCAAAATACATTTCAATCTCTTGATGAAAAAGAACTTCAACTAGAATATTTGTTAGGAATGATATATGATGATCATATAGATTTTATAGCTTATTCTGGTCTAAAACCACCTCCAGTAAAATTGAAAGACTCTTATTTAGTCATTCCAATGCGAAAAGCACTATCAGGGAAGAGTGGAGTAAGTGTAGAACTGAATTATAAAAATGAAAAGGTTTTTGCTTCCTACCACCCAATAGCAAATACTAAATGGGGACTTGTTGTTGAACAGCCTTATAGTCGCCACATAAAACCTCTTTATCAAACCGCTATGATGAGTTCATTCGCAGTAATTTTACTTATAATAATTTTATATTTCATTTTAAAAAGATACGATGCAAAACATCAGAAACATATTCAATATAGCGAGCATAGGTTTCAACAACTGGTAGAGAGTAGTGATGACTTCATTTGGGAAGTAAATGCACATGGAGTATATAAATATGCCAGTAAACAAGTTGAGAATATTTTGGGATATACAAGCCAGGAAGTAGTTGGAAAAACACCTTTTGATTTTATGACTACTGAAGAAGCAAAAAAAGTTGCTGTAAAGTTTATGAAACTTATAGAACAAGAAGAAAGAATAGTTAACTTGGAAAATATAAATATACATAAAGACGGGCATGAAGTATATCTTCTAACCAGCGGTACACCTTTTTTTGATGAGAGAGGAAAAATATTGGGATATAGAGGGATAGATAGAGATATTACCCCCTTAAAACAAAAGCAAAAAGAGATTGAACATTTAGCCTTTTATGACACTCTGACAGGTCTCGCAAACCGTCAAAATATAAACGATAGAATTTCTCAGGAGATAAATTATACAAGAAGAAATAACTTTGAATCAGCACTGCTTTTTCTTGATTTAGATGATTTTAAAGTAATAAATGACACACATGGTCATGACCATGGCGATGAAGTTTTAAAGACTGTATCTCATAGAATACTAAAATCTATACGAAGTTTTGATATTGCAGGAAGAATAGGTGGAGATGAGTTTGTTATATTAGTTAGAGGTGTGCAGGAAAACAATGAAAACAGTTTAGATCATTTAGAAAGTCTACTTAAAAGAGTTCTACAAGAGATAAATGAGCCCATCGTTGTTAACAGTTTTTCTCACCATGTTGGGGTAAGTATTGGTGTTGCAATTCTCCCAAGGGATGGTGATAATTTAGAAGAGATTCTTAAGTGTGCAGACAATGCCATGTATGAGGCAAAACATCTTGGAAAGAATCGTGTGGTATTTCATAAAAAAGTGATATAA